In Gossypium hirsutum isolate 1008001.06 chromosome D06, Gossypium_hirsutum_v2.1, whole genome shotgun sequence, one genomic interval encodes:
- the LOC107900531 gene encoding em protein H5, with protein MASQQERDELDRRARQGETVVPGGTGGKSVEAQENLAGGRSRGGQARRDQIGREGYQEMGRKGGLSTVEKSGGERAAEEGIPINEDKFATKQRG; from the exons atGGCTTCCCAACAGGAAAGAGATGAGCTTGATCGTAGGGCAAGGCAAGGAGAGACCGTTGTCCCTGGTGGAACCGGTGGCAAAAGCGTTGAAGCTCAAGAAAACCTTGCTGGAG GGAGGAGCCGGGGAGGGCAGGCTAGGAGGGACCAGATAGGAAGGGAAGGGTATCAAGAAATGGGTCGTAAAGGTGGGCTGAGCACCGTCGAGAAGTCGGGCGGAGAACGTGCAGCGGAAGAGGGGATTCCAATCAATGAGGACAAGTTCGCGACGAAGCAGAGGGGCTAA
- the LOC107900530 gene encoding probable serine/threonine-protein kinase PBL18 yields MGNCLQYFWPTAQNNPDTSGLTTGLLSEITSESDFPTVNLKVFTYAELDKATRNFALANRLGDGGPSHVFMGYIDERACRAASLATGTPVAVKRLRTGSNLTHDEMLSVVNDLGRHVHSNLVKLIGYCLEEEHKLLVCEYLPNGSLEDHLFIPERLPLSWETRVRIAMDVARGLSFLHGHRVIFRDLKAANVLLDSAFNAKLSDFGYAKIIPGVDPSHTDPIFRTRASGIEGYLAPEYLATDQLTSAMDVYSFGVLLLELVSGRRAVQQTESGIEDNIVEWAQPNIGSRHLLDKIMDTKLREYSHEEAYEVVLIASECVGEKAQRPRMRKVLSALEQLRPSLVPATASSSSAPVASSSTTHELSFRTLPQLQCPPSTIVSSREALSPPGCCCQVI; encoded by the exons ATGGGCAATTGCTTGCAATACTTCTGGCCTACTGCGCAAAATAACCCTGACACTTCAG GACTTACAACCGGTCTCCTGAGTGAAATAACATCTGAAAGTGATTTCCCAACTGTCAATCTGAAAGTTTTCACATATGCTGAGCTAGACAAGGCTACTAGAAACTTCGCTTTGGCGAATCGCCTTGGGGACGGCGGGCCCAGTCATGTTTTCATGGGGTACATTGATGAGCGGGCCTGTAGAGCTGCAAGCCTTGCAACTGGAACACCCGTTGCTGTGAAGCGGCTTAGAACCGGAAGCAATCTGACTCATGATGAGATGCTG AGCGTAGTTAATGACCTCGGTCGGCATGTTCATTCGAATCTGGTCAAGCTTATTGGTTATTGTTTGGAAGAGGAACATAAGCTTTTGGTCTGTGAGTATCTACCTAACGGAAGCTTGGAGGATCATCTTTTCATACCTGAGCGTTTACCATTGTCGTGGGAAACAAGGGTCAGAATTGCCATGGATGTTGCTAGAGGCCTTTCTTTCTTACATGGTCATCGAGTTATATTCCGAGATTTAAAGGCAGCGAATGTCCTACTAGATTCG GCCTTCAATGCAAAACTTTCGGATTTCGGCTACGCAAAAATCATTCCTGGCGTTGATCCATCTCACACTGATCCAATTTTTCGAACCCGAGCTTCCGGTATTGAAGGATATCTTGCCCCTGAATATCTTGCTACAG ATCAGTTAACTTCAGCAATGGATGTCTATAGCTTCGGGGTCCTATTACTCGAACTGGTTTCCGGCCGCCGTGCTGTCCAACAAACAGAATCTGGTATAGAGGACAACATAGTGGAGTGGGCACAACCGAATATTGGCAGTAGACACCTGTTGGACAAAATCATGGATACCAAGTTAAGGGAGTACTCCCACGAGGAAGCTTATGAAGTTGTGCTCATTGCATCGGAGTGCGTAGGTGAAAAGGCGCAACGACCGCGAATGCGCAAGGTTTTATCGGCACTGGAACAGCTTCGCCCTTCTCTTGTCCCTGCCACTGCGTCATCAAGCAGTGCTCCTGTTGCATCATCAAGCACTACACATGAGCTTTCTTTTAGGACCCTACCTCAGCTTCAGTGTCCTCCCTCAACCATAGTTTCATCTCGCGAAGCACTTTCTCCTCCTGGCTGCTGCTGTCAGGTCATCTGA